The Clarias gariepinus isolate MV-2021 ecotype Netherlands chromosome 4, CGAR_prim_01v2, whole genome shotgun sequence genome window below encodes:
- the plekhf2 gene encoding pleckstrin homology domain-containing family F member 2 isoform X2 → MKMVDRLANSEANSKRIAVVEGCFGTAGQPLAIPGRVLIGEGVLTKLCRKKPKARQFFLFNDILVYGNIVIQKKKYNKQHIIPLESVTIDTVADEGELRNGWLIKTPTKSFAVYAATATEKSEWMNHINKCVSDLLEKSGKSPTGEHAAVWVPDSEASVCMRCQKVKFTPVSRRHHCRKCGFVVCGPCSEKKFLLPSQSSKPVRVCEYCYEQLSTGATLPQRSNSYSRTNNISEDEDEDDSSD, encoded by the coding sequence atgAAAATGGTGGATCGCTTGGCGAATAGCGAAGCTAACTCCAAGCGCATTGCGGTTGTGGAGGGCTGCTTCGGCACAGCTGGCCAACCACTGGCCATCCCGGGCCGTGTGCTTATCGGGGAGGGCGTGCTGACCAAGCTGTGCCGCAAAAAGCCCAAGGCCCGGCAGTTCTTCCTCTTCAATGACATTTTGGTGTACGGCAACATCGTCATCCAGAAGAAGAAGTACAACAAGCAGCACATCATCCCACTAGAGAGCGTTACTATCGACACAGTGGCCGATGAGGGTGAGCTGCGCAATGGCTGGCTCATCAAAACACCAACCAAGTCGTTTGCGGTGTACGCTGCCACAGCCACAGAGAAGTCTGAGTGGATGAATCACATCAACAAGTGTGTGTCAGACCTGCTGGAGAAGAGCGGTAAATCCCCCACAGGGGAGCACGCTGCTGTCTGGGTGCCCGACTCGGAGGCATCAGTGTGCATGCGGTGCCAAAAGGTAAAGTTCACGCCGGTCAGTAGACGCCACCACTGCAGAAAGTGTGGTTTTGTCGTGTGTGGCCCTTGCTCTGAGAAGAAGTTCCTGTTGCCCAGCCAATCATCCAAGCCTGTGCGTGTTTGCGAGTACTGCTATGAGCAGCTCTCCACAGGGGCGACTCTGCCACAACGCTCGAACTCGTACAGCCGCACCAACAACATCTCCGAGGATGAGGATGAAGACGATAGCAGTGACTGA
- the plekhf2 gene encoding pleckstrin homology domain-containing family F member 2 isoform X1 has translation MRLMKMVDRLANSEANSKRIAVVEGCFGTAGQPLAIPGRVLIGEGVLTKLCRKKPKARQFFLFNDILVYGNIVIQKKKYNKQHIIPLESVTIDTVADEGELRNGWLIKTPTKSFAVYAATATEKSEWMNHINKCVSDLLEKSGKSPTGEHAAVWVPDSEASVCMRCQKVKFTPVSRRHHCRKCGFVVCGPCSEKKFLLPSQSSKPVRVCEYCYEQLSTGATLPQRSNSYSRTNNISEDEDEDDSSD, from the exons atGAG gttaatgAAAATGGTGGATCGCTTGGCGAATAGCGAAGCTAACTCCAAGCGCATTGCGGTTGTGGAGGGCTGCTTCGGCACAGCTGGCCAACCACTGGCCATCCCGGGCCGTGTGCTTATCGGGGAGGGCGTGCTGACCAAGCTGTGCCGCAAAAAGCCCAAGGCCCGGCAGTTCTTCCTCTTCAATGACATTTTGGTGTACGGCAACATCGTCATCCAGAAGAAGAAGTACAACAAGCAGCACATCATCCCACTAGAGAGCGTTACTATCGACACAGTGGCCGATGAGGGTGAGCTGCGCAATGGCTGGCTCATCAAAACACCAACCAAGTCGTTTGCGGTGTACGCTGCCACAGCCACAGAGAAGTCTGAGTGGATGAATCACATCAACAAGTGTGTGTCAGACCTGCTGGAGAAGAGCGGTAAATCCCCCACAGGGGAGCACGCTGCTGTCTGGGTGCCCGACTCGGAGGCATCAGTGTGCATGCGGTGCCAAAAGGTAAAGTTCACGCCGGTCAGTAGACGCCACCACTGCAGAAAGTGTGGTTTTGTCGTGTGTGGCCCTTGCTCTGAGAAGAAGTTCCTGTTGCCCAGCCAATCATCCAAGCCTGTGCGTGTTTGCGAGTACTGCTATGAGCAGCTCTCCACAGGGGCGACTCTGCCACAACGCTCGAACTCGTACAGCCGCACCAACAACATCTCCGAGGATGAGGATGAAGACGATAGCAGTGACTGA